In Alteromonas macleodii, the sequence CATAGCAGGCCATTGCCTGATGATTTCTTTTTCTTAGCTCCAGATTCAGTCGATTCACTCTGCGTGGCAGAAGACTCAATTACTTCTTTTTCAGCTTCCACTTTTACGAGTTCCTCTTTTTGTGGGCTATTTTCATTATTGTTGGCCATTCAATACTCCCAGTTATCCTTTACCCAGGCGATGAGTGCCTGATCGGTGGCTCGCTGACAAACCGCTACCTCTTTAACACCTTTACTGTTAAGGGTTTGGGCGACTCGGTCACTCACTGTTAACCATTTAAAGGCTAACAAAGCGTTACCAAATTGTTCTATCAGTTGCAGTGCCATTGCTTCGCTTGTAGCGATAATGCCGCTAACTTCGCCCATTTTCCAACGTTTTGTGTAAACTGGGCGTGTAAGTTGCTCCCTTTTATAAACGCAAAAGCTATTTACTAAAATACCTTTTTCGTCTAATCCTTTTGCTATGGCTTCTCGTCCACCTTCACCTTTAATAATAACGACATGCTTACAGTTTGCCTCATTAAGCTGATGCATTGCCAGTATACCTTCGGATGTATGGACCTTTGGAGTAACAACGTTCGCCGAAGAAAACGTTTCAAGGCCTGCCTGCAGTTTGCGCGCAGTGGCATCGCCAACAGCAATAATTAAAGGGAGTGGGGAGGCTATGTCACGCAGCCCCGAAATAACACTATTCACAGCGTATACGCTGGTAACAATAATTGCGTTTACTGTATTTGAAGCTAAATATTCTGCTGCGGCTTTTCGTTCAGACGAGATATCAATAATGTCAGAGGTGGCTACCCCTACCGCTTTAATGCCCGCTTGCTCGAAAGCCGAAGCACTCGCTTTTAATTTTGGCAGTGGGCGCGTGAACAGAAGCATATTATCGAACTCTCATCCTTTTAAGTTTGCTGCGCATTTCTATGTGCGCAGAAATGCGCGCTTCTTTTACGTATAACTTAGTTATAAAGTGCTTTAAGAATTTCCCCGGCACCTTGCTCTAATAGCGCTTCCGCTACTTCAACACCTATGTCTGCGGCTTTTTCGCGTGACGCAGTAGCAGACGCAAACAGCAGCTCAGAGCCATCTGGTTTTCCAACCATACCAGTTAAGGTTAGTACGTCGCCGTCTAGGGTAGCAAAACTACCAATAGGTACTTGGCAGCCGCCTTCCAATCTCTCATTCATGGCGCGCTCTGCGGTAACACGGGTATTGGTATCGGTATGATTTAACGCTTGTAGCAAGTTAATTAGCTCTTCGTCGTCGTTACGGCATTCAATACCTACTGCACCTTGGCCTACAGCCGGCAGCGAAATGTCGGCAGGCAACGGCATACGAATACGAGATTCCATTTCAAGACGAATAAGGCCAGCGGAAGCTAGGATAATGGCGTCGTATTCACCCGCATCTAGCTTTGCTAATCGCGTGTTCACATTACCGCGTAAATCTTTAATGATGAGATCTGGACGATATTTGCGAACTTGGCACTGTCTGCGAAGGCTAGATGTGCCGACAACTGCTCCTTGTGGCAACGCATCTAGGCTATCGTGGTCATTAGAAACAAAGGCATCAAACGGGTTTTCGCGTTCACAAATAGCGTGTAAACCAAAACCTTCAGGAAACTCTACTGGGACGTCTTTCATTGAGTGAACCGCGATATCAGCACGGCCTTCCAACATGGCTATTTCAAGTTCTTTAATGAACAGTCCTTTACCGCCAATTTTCGCCAATGGCGTATCTAAAATTTTATCGCCCTGCGTACTCATAGGCACAAGCTCAACGGTCATTGATGGATAGTGCTCCATTAATTTTGCCTTCACATACTCTGCTTGCCAAAGCGCTAGCGCGCTTTTTCTAGTAGCAATTCGAACGGTGCGGGTAGTGTTGAGGTGACTCATGGCTATTCCAAACTCTGTAAAAAAAAGAAACTTAAACGCTGTAACACAACGTTATACGAGATACTTCGTAGTATACGCATTTTCTGGGTTAATGTTTGAAATTAGGCGCAGTTTTCTACTTGGTTTTTGTGCAAATATACGTCTATGCTGTAGTTGGACGAAGTGTCTGCTTATAAATTTGGGGAGTAGAGTTGTTAGATGGACAACACGCCAATTGGACAATTACTAAGAAACGCGCAACAAGACGAAGCTGAAGTAAAAAGACGCAAACTGACGTTGTATTTCATTTCCTATGTTGGTGGCACCATAATCGCATTTATGGCGTGGCTCAATTTTGGTACCAATAACCCATTGTTGGTTAGTGTATTAGCTACATCTGCCACCGTTATTTACCTCAACGTTGCGCTTTCACATATTTTCCCCAAAAGTGATGTGTTTTATTATTTCGCAGGGCTTATTGTTCTTTTTACCATCAATGCCTTGGTTTATACCGGCGGGCTGAACAACACGGGCTTGTACTTCATATTTCCACTACTTTTTATTCAAATAATAGTGGTGCGATTTAAACCCGCTATGCTCTATGTTGCAGTCACCATAGGGTTGTCGATTTATATGCTGTATAACCAAGACGCTATTGTTGCAAAATACCCTGATGAGCATGTTTCACGATTTTTAATTGCGACATTCTGTTTTATTTGCGTTGCTTTTATTGGAGAAAATTTCTGGCACAAAAGCCGAAAAGAAATGCTGCGTGAAAACTTAGAGCGCATGAAGCAAGCTAACACAGACCCGCTAACCAAATTACCAAATAGACGTTTTTTAGAAACCGTCTTTTTTGAACGTGCCATGAAAGACCCTGGCGCCTATTTCCCTCTTACAACAGTGGTTGTCGATATAGACCATTTCAAGAAGATTAACGACACCTATGGTCATGATATTGGTGATGAGGTGCTAATCCACTTCACTAGCATTATCAAAGGTGCTGTTAGAGCATCTGACATTGTTGCGCGTACCGGCGGAGAAGAGTTCTTGGTACTCTTTCCTCTAGCGCCTTTGAGCCAAGGCGTAAAACTTGCGGAAAAAATGAGAAAGGTTGTTGAAGAAAATCCATTTATAGAAGGGGATATCAATCACAACATTACCGCCAGTTTTGGCGTGGCTACCGCGCTTACTGACGACAAACTGCACGCTAGCTTAAAGCACGCTGATGATAATCTCTATAAAGCTAAAAATGGGGGGAGAAACCGCGTTGCAGAATAGAGGGATGTTTGAAACGTCCTGTTTGGAATCTTAATGCAAAGTATGGACGCAACGCGTGAATATAACGGTAATAACCACAAAGGTGCTCGACATAGTGTGGTAATTAGATAAGTGTGATAATTCGCTTTTTTATAGCTAACTATCACACTGAATAATGCTTCGTGAAACTTAGTTTAGAACTTTCTGAAGCCAATCACTGATATCGCTTAGCTCATCCATACATACATTATGCTGCATGTTGTAGGTTTGCCATGTGGCTTTAAAACCGTTTTCGTTTAACGTTTTAAATGCCGCATTGCCCATGAATACGGGTACCACTTCGTCCTGCTCGCCGTGCGCCATCATAATAGGCGTTTCACGATTTGTGTCTGTTGCCTCACTTGCAAGTAGCGATGGCTCACTCATATAAGTTGATAGTGCAATAACGCCAGCAAACTTACGGGCATATCGAGGTGCTAGATGAAGTGCAATTACCCCGCCTTGAGAAAACCCAGCAAGTACTATGCGTTCGCTAGGAATACCACTTTCAATTTGCGCTTCAATAAGTGCTTCTACTTGGGCAGCTGATTCTTTTACGCCTTCTAAATCGGCACGGCTTTCAAAGTCCAGTGATTTGATGTCGTACCATGCACGCATACGCATTCCACCGTTAATGGTTACGGGGCGTTCAGGTGCATGGGGGAATAGAAATTTGACGGCCATTGATTCAGGAAGCTTTAGTTCAGGCACGATAGGCGCAAAACCGTGGCCTGAATCGCCTAGACCGTGTAGCCAGATAACGCAGGCATCAGGCGTAGTGGATGGGTTTATCTCTACGCACGGCAGAAGTTGCTGAGTCATTCTTTGTTTCCTAATTTTGTTGTTACCCTATTACCAATGGTTATCCTTTCTCACGGGCAATCTCTGTCTTTTCCAAAAAAAGCGTGGGGTCAGAGTACTTTTTCTACCACCATCATCTTTAGAAAATTATTATTGTTATTTATTTTGCTAACACCGGTCTGCGACTAAAGAGTATGCACCATCAATGGATAAACCAGATAATCGCAGTTACGGCGCAATGGCTTCATATGCTATCATTGCCACTTGAAATAACCACATTTTGATAGAATTTTAATATCCTATGGCTTCACTACTCGGCAATTTATTTATTCTTGCTGCTCCTTCAGGAGCAGGAAAATCAAGCCTTATCAAGGCACTAATGGAAAAGTATGAAGGCAATGCAGCCACGCCTATGCAGGTGTCTGTATCTCATACCACGCGTCAACCGCGTCCGGGTGAAGTCGACGGAGTGCATTATCATTTTGTAAGCCGAGAGCAGTTTGAAGCGCTTAT encodes:
- a CDS encoding uroporphyrinogen-III synthase — translated: MLLFTRPLPKLKASASAFEQAGIKAVGVATSDIIDISSERKAAAEYLASNTVNAIIVTSVYAVNSVISGLRDIASPLPLIIAVGDATARKLQAGLETFSSANVVTPKVHTSEGILAMHQLNEANCKHVVIIKGEGGREAIAKGLDEKGILVNSFCVYKREQLTRPVYTKRWKMGEVSGIIATSEAMALQLIEQFGNALLAFKWLTVSDRVAQTLNSKGVKEVAVCQRATDQALIAWVKDNWEY
- the hemC gene encoding hydroxymethylbilane synthase, whose translation is MSHLNTTRTVRIATRKSALALWQAEYVKAKLMEHYPSMTVELVPMSTQGDKILDTPLAKIGGKGLFIKELEIAMLEGRADIAVHSMKDVPVEFPEGFGLHAICERENPFDAFVSNDHDSLDALPQGAVVGTSSLRRQCQVRKYRPDLIIKDLRGNVNTRLAKLDAGEYDAIILASAGLIRLEMESRIRMPLPADISLPAVGQGAVGIECRNDDEELINLLQALNHTDTNTRVTAERAMNERLEGGCQVPIGSFATLDGDVLTLTGMVGKPDGSELLFASATASREKAADIGVEVAEALLEQGAGEILKALYN
- a CDS encoding GGDEF domain-containing protein: MDNTPIGQLLRNAQQDEAEVKRRKLTLYFISYVGGTIIAFMAWLNFGTNNPLLVSVLATSATVIYLNVALSHIFPKSDVFYYFAGLIVLFTINALVYTGGLNNTGLYFIFPLLFIQIIVVRFKPAMLYVAVTIGLSIYMLYNQDAIVAKYPDEHVSRFLIATFCFICVAFIGENFWHKSRKEMLRENLERMKQANTDPLTKLPNRRFLETVFFERAMKDPGAYFPLTTVVVDIDHFKKINDTYGHDIGDEVLIHFTSIIKGAVRASDIVARTGGEEFLVLFPLAPLSQGVKLAEKMRKVVEENPFIEGDINHNITASFGVATALTDDKLHASLKHADDNLYKAKNGGRNRVAE
- a CDS encoding alpha/beta hydrolase, with amino-acid sequence MTQQLLPCVEINPSTTPDACVIWLHGLGDSGHGFAPIVPELKLPESMAVKFLFPHAPERPVTINGGMRMRAWYDIKSLDFESRADLEGVKESAAQVEALIEAQIESGIPSERIVLAGFSQGGVIALHLAPRYARKFAGVIALSTYMSEPSLLASEATDTNRETPIMMAHGEQDEVVPVFMGNAAFKTLNENGFKATWQTYNMQHNVCMDELSDISDWLQKVLN